Genomic DNA from Carnobacterium gallinarum DSM 4847:
GCTGGAACAAGATCAAGAAGAAGTCGAATCGGATTTGTTTTTTGAAAAATTCAATCAACAATTTCAAACACAAGAAGAGTAAATGTTAAAAACAAAGGGGAATTATAATGGAACGATTACAAAAAGTAATAGCACATGCAGGCGTTGCATCTCGACGTAAGGCTGAAGAATTAATTGCAACTGGACACGTAAAGGTAAATGGATTAACTGTTAAGGAAATGGGGATTCAAGTTGGTAATTCAGATGTGATTGAAGTAGATGGAGTTCCAATCGATCGCGAACAACCAGTTTATTTCTTACTGTATAAACCAAGAAATACGATTTCTGCTGTTTCAGATGATAAAGAACGCCGTGTTGTAACGGATTTCTTTTATGGTGTTTCACAACGAATTTATCCAGTAGGAAGATTAGATTATGATACGACTGGTGTGTTGATTATGACTAACGATGGGGAATTATCACAGCAATTGATGCATCCTAAATATCATATTGCGAAAACATATGTTGCAAAAGTTAAAGGGATTGTTGATCCTATGTCAATCCGGAAATTAGAACGCGGAATTGTGATTGAAGGACAAAAAACTGCACCAGCAGAAGCTCGTTTGATTTCAGCTGATCGTGTTAAACAAACATCTATTGTTGAATTGACAATCTATGAAGGTCGGAATCGTCAAGTAAAAAATATGTTTTTAGCATTAGGACATCCCGTTCAAAAGTTAAAACGTGAAACCTATGGAACGTTAAATTTATCAGGATTAAAACCAGGTGACTGGAGAGAATTAAAACCTTTTGAGGTAAACCAATTAAGAAACTTAGCAAAAGAATCACAAAATAAAAGCTCTAAGAGGTAATTACTAGAGGTTATTGGTTGAAAAAATAATCGATTGTTGTGTATAATTAAGTAGCTAGTGGACTTGTTTTTAGAAAGAGGGTAACAAAAAAATGAAAACCGATGCGGTAAGTATACTGATTGTCGATGACGAAGAAAGAATTCGACGCTTATTGAGAATGTATTTAGAACGTGAAAATTTCATTATTACCGAAACCGATAATGGAGAAGATGCACTTTCTTTAGCTTTAGAAAATGATTATGATTTAATTTTATTAGACTTGATGTTACCCAAAATGGATGGGATTGAAGTAGCTAAAAACTTAAGAGAAACAAAAGAAACACCTATTATGATGTTAACAGCTAAAGGTGAAGAAACAAATCGTGTACAAGGGTTTGAAGTTGGAGCAGATGATTATATCGTGAAACCATTTAGCCCACGGGAAGTTGTTTTACGTGTTGCTGCTATTTTAAAAAGAACTCAAAGTGTGAAACCAGTAGTACCAGAAAATCCTGATTTAATTGTTTTTCCACATATCGAAGTAGACAATCAAGCCCATCGTGTTTTAGCAGATGGCAAACCAGTGAATTTGACACCTAAAGAATACGATTTACTCCTTTATTTGGCTCAGGCACCAGATCAGATTTTTGGTCGTGAACAATTGCTACGTGAAGTGTGGAAATATGAATTTTTTGGAGATTTACGAACAGTGGATACACACGTAAAAAGGCTTCGTGAAAAATTAGCACAACAATCAGATCAAGCAGCTAAAATGATTGTGACTGTCTGGGGATTAGGGTATAAATTTAATTCTCATTATGACTCTAAGGAGTAACCCTGTATGACAAAATTAAATAGTATCGTTTTTCGGACATGGATGGTGACAATGGGAATTGTCGCCTTTTGTTTAATTAGTAGTACCTTAATTTATTCCAGTATTTATCAAAAGCATGTTGAAAAAGTATATGTAGATGAATTTAATGAATCTATTTCCAATGTAGAGAAGTTAGTGATGGAGAATCCAGAATTTTTATTAAAAAATCCGGATAAATTTGAACCATTTGATACACATTTATTTTTTACGATTGAATACAATGGTGAAAAACGTGAATTTTTCAATAATTATGATAAAGAAATTGGAATTGATAAAACGTTTATTAATCGGATTTTAAGCCGAAAAGATGTAGTGAAGTCTGTTAAAACCGGGGTTGATGATGAGATTCATGGGCATGCAGAGTTAGCTGGATATAGTAATTCCGATTTTATTTTATCGATTAAACATTTTAGTTATAATGGCAAAAAAGGCGTGCTTTATTCCTATGGAGATTTATCTTTTTTAACTAAAATTGCAAATCAAATGAGTTATTGGACCCTTTCTATTTTTCTGATGTTATTGTTATTATCAATTTTATTTTATTATTTCTTGAAGTTAAAAATTGGAGATCCGTTATCAAAAATGCGAGATATTGCTTTTGAGTATGCTAAAAATGATTTTACTCACCAAGCCCCTGTAACATCAAAAGATGAGTTGTTACAATTAGCTTTAGCTATGAATAAAATGGGGAAATCTTTGGAATCGATTGGAATGGCAACCAGGCAAGAGAAGGAATTATTGGCTCATATTCTATCCTCTATGACGACGGGTGTTTTATTCTATAATCGTGATAAAGATTTGTTGATGTCCAATCCAATGGGTGAGGAATTCTTGCAACAGTGGCGTCGTAGTGCTCAGTATACGAACTCTGATACGATTCCTTATATTTTAGATCAAAAAATTAATGAGATTATTGAAAGCACAGTAGATGTAACCTTTGAATTACAATTAGATGATTATTATTATAAAATTAATCTAGTTCCTTTGTATAGTGAGGACATGATTACGGTTCGTGGTGTGTTAGCTTCAGTGCAAGATATGACGAAGGAACGTCGTTTAGATACAATGAGAGTTGATTTTATCAGCAATGTTTCTCATGAACTTCGGACACCTTTAGTGATGATTCGTGGATACAGTGAAGCAATCTTGGATGATGTGGCTGAAACTCGTGAAGAAAAACATGAAATGGCTAAAATTATTTGGGAAGAGTCTGAACGCATGAGTAAAATGGTAAATGAAATGTTAGATTTGTCTAGAATGGAAGCGGGTTATATTGAACTACAATGTACAGATGTTGATTTGTACGGTTTTGTTCGTGATTTAATGTCACGTTTTAATCAAATTGCCCAGTCAGGTGAAGTAACATTATCTTTTGAAATTCAAAAGGGAATGGACACGTACTATATGGATGAAGACAAAATGAGTCAAGTTTTGTTTAATTTAACGAATAATGCCATCCGTCACACCATTATGGCCAATCGAGAAGATGGCGAAGTCCGAATTAGTGTTCGTTTAGATCGAATTATGGATGAACTATTGATTGAAGTGTTGGATAATGGAACTGGAATTCCAAAAAAAGATTTGCCTTATATTTTTGAACGCTTCTTCAAGGTAGATAAATCTCGAGTAATTGATAAACAAAACCAAACGGGAACAGGGATAGGTTTGTCAATTGTAAAAAATATTGTTGAAGAGCATGAAGGATATATGGAAGTTCAGAGCGAGGAAAATGTTTCAACTAGTTTTATTATACATTTACCTTATCAAGATAAAATTGAAAAATAAATGTATAAAATATTATAGCTAACTATTAGTAAGCAATTAGCTTGCATAATTACAAATATACGGTATAATGTTTGTATACATTGCAATGTATACAAAATAATTTAATGATTCGTCTTCAGGGGCAGGGTGTAATTCCCGACCGGTGGTAAAGTCCACGACCTATTTAGTTCGCTAAATGGCTGAACTGGTGTAATTCCAGTACCGACAGTAAAGTCTGGATAAAGAAGATGGGGCTTATTTGAATCTATTCAAATGCTCTGTTTAGTATGTTCTGAAGAGAAACTACTGACGAGCATTTTTTTATTTAATTAATTTATTTGATAACGAAATAGATTGATATTAAGTAGTGTTGTAATAGAGGAGAATAATTCCACAATCGCTCTAGATGAATCCTTTTAGGAGGATTTTTATGAAAACCAGTAATACCAAAAGATTAGTAGGAATTGCCATGTTTGGGGCAATTGCTTATGTGTTAATGTTCTTTGCTTTTCCAATCTTACCCAGTGCGTCCTTTTTAAAAATTGATTTTAGTGATATTCCAATTTTATTAGGTATGTTTCTATATGGTCCAATGGGTGGTGTATTGATTGCGTTAATTCGGAGCATCTTACATTATGTGCAAACGGGTGGCGATATGGGCTATCCAATTGGTGATGTAGCAAGCTTTGTAGCAACATTAACGTATGCTTTTCCAATTTACTTGATTATCAATAAACAACTTAAAAAACAAAAATTAACGTTGCCTCATATGGTAATGGCAAATGTCACAGGAACTGTTAGTATGACGGTTGTCATGTCTATAGCTAATTGGCTGATTTTAACGCCATTATATTTAGCTGTAATGGGCTTTAGTGTAGGACCAATTAGACAATACATTTTACTTGGGATTCTACCTTTTAATATTATTAAAGGGCTACTAGTCAGTATTGTATTTATCTTCATGTTCAGTACAATGCAGTCTTGGATTATCAAAAATCAAGCGAATACAACTCTTTATAAATAAAAAAAACTTTTGTAGTGGGATTTCTGCTACAAAAGTTTTTTTATTTATGGCATTGAAATGACGAATAAAAGATGCTAGTACGCTAGTAATTTGATATGATAGGATTAACGAAAGAGTTAAAAGGGTTTAGAAGCTCGTAAGATAGCATGTGTCGGACAGATTAGATAGGCTGCTTTAAATTCATCAGTTAGATTAGTAGGAATTGTTTGAGAACCTTGATTTTGATCTAATTGATTAAAGGCAATTCCGACTTCAGTGTAATCAAAGATAGCTGGCGCTTTAATCTGGCATAAGCCGCATGCAATACATTTTTCTTGCGCAACTTTTGTATAAATTTCAGACATTGCTAGACCTCGTTTTTATTATAGTATAGTTAGGATGGAAAAAAATGGAGCAGCTTTCTTATTTAGAGTACCTATTATTTAGTTTATTTTCAACTAAAAAGTCACGTAAAGCTATGACAGTTTACCATATTGTTTCAGGTAAAAGAACAGCTTCCATTCTTTATCAAGCTGAAATTTATCAGCTATCAGCTTATTTTAGCCTATTTTCTAAGTTAAAAAAAGAGCAGTATCAAAAAATTATTGAAAAAGGGATAACGCTAAAGCTTTTAATTTATGAAAATGAAGAACAATTGCTCCTTACTGAAAAAGGTGTTCAGTGGCTGGAAACGTATTTTTCAAGTCATCATTTACCAGTGAATTTAAATTTATTACACTATGGACGTTGGGTGAATGAATTTTGGCGTAGAGTGCTATTTTTAAGTCAGGTTTTGTCAGAAATTAGATATGAGAATAAGGGCTATCTCCCGATTGAAAAGGAATGGCGTATTCAAATCTGGGTAAAAAGCTGGCTACAAAAGCAAAAATTAGAACGGAGCCTAGTAGCAAAAGATTTTGGTGCAGAGTGGTTGAATTTAGGCTCTACCCTATCGGAGCAGAAAATGACGATTTTAGTTGGCTATTTGTCTGGCTACAACACGATTGGACAAACGACACAACAATTGGCAACAAGTTTAGCGACTGAACCTAGTGAAATCAGTGTCAGCTTAGTTGAGGCACTATGTGAGATGATTGTTGAAATTCAACAAAATAAGGTGGTTTATCCACTTTTATATCAGATTCAAGCAGAATTGGAACAATCTATAGGTGCAGTGAGCCAAAGTATTCGTAAGACAGAAGAAGAATTAAAAAATGGATTGAGTTTAGAAGACATCACTCAAATGCGTCAATTAAAACTTAGTACAGTTTCTGAACATATGATTGAATTGGCGATTATTGATCCCAAATTTTCAGTGAGAGCAGTTATTAAAAATCAACCATTTGTAGAAGTTAGTCAACTTTTACAAGTTAATCCAAGTTGTACCTATACAGAGATCAAAGAACAATTTCCAGAAGTGCCTTTTTATGTGTATCGTATTGTTCAATTGGAAAGGTGGCGGGCAGATAATGAATGAATTGGAAACTAAGTTAAATCAAGCGTTAGAACACTATTTTCACTATACTAGCTTCCGACCAGGTCAAAAGGAAACCATTTTGGCAGCTCTTAATCATGAAAATACATTAGTCTTATTGCCAACGGGTACTGGAAAATCGATTTGTTATCAATTGACGGGCTATTTACTTGAAGGGATGGTTGTAATTGTTTCGCCACTGTTATCTTTAATGCAGGATCAAGTTGAGCAATTAAAACAAAAAGGTGAAAAACGGGTAGCGGCATTAACTAGCATGCTCGATTATCAAGAAAAAAATTTTATTTTTCAACATTTTAAAGAGTATAAATTTTTATTTTTATCGCCTGAAATGTTGCAGCAAGAACGAGTAATGCAGGAATTAAAACAAGTGAAAATAGCTTTATTTGCTATTGATGAGGCGCATTGTATTTCACAATGGGGGATGGATTTTCGACCGGATTATTTAGCTTTAGGAACTATTCGTCAGCAACTAAACTGGCCACTAACGATGGCTTTAACTGCAACCGCGAATCAACGTGTGCGAGAGGATATCTTTGTTTCATTAAAATTAGTCCCACAAGAAACGACACAGGTCATTCACTCAGTGGATCGTCCCAATATTGGACTTAAAACAATTGAATGTTATAAAAATAAAAATGAAATAGTGCTAGAATATGTAAGAAAATTAGAGAAGCCTGGAATTATTTACTTTTCTAGTCGGAAAATGGCAGATGAGCTGGCGGAATTGATTCGTCAAGAGACTTCTTTGGTTGCCGAGAGTTATCATTCAGTGATAGAATCACAGGATAGAATTCGGTTGCAACAGCAGTTCATTCATAATCAAATTGATATTGTCTGTGCAACGAATGCATTTGGAATGGGTGTTAATAAGGCGAATATCCGTTTTGTGATTCATTATCATATACCTAGTAGCATGGAAAGTTATCTCCAAGAAATTGGTCGTTGTGGTCGGGATGGAGAGGAAAGTTTGGCACTGTTATTATATGAAAAAAGTGACGTGTACTTGCAGATGCGTTTACAGGAAAATGATTTACCTACAGAGGATATGATCGCGTACACTTATCGAAAAGGCAGTGTTTTAACTGGCAGTTGTAGTGAAAGTCAACAACGGTTGTTAGAAAATTTTCTGGCGCTAAAAATTCCCTTAGAAGATGCTAAAGCTCAATTAAGAAGTCGAGCCTTTCAAAAGAATAGTCAATTGAATTATATGGTGGATTATGCTGAAACTTCTGGTTGTAAGCGGGAAATGATGTTACACTATTTTGAGGAACAAAAATCAAAGGTTATTTCAAATTGCTGTAGTAGTTGTGGATTGGATGAAGAGCCGTATTTACAAAAAGACGGTAAATTACCTTCCTTAACGAAAAATGAGTTAGAAAAAGCAAATAACTGGCAAGAAAAATTAATTCAGCTTTTTAATTTTCCTGTAAATTATTAAGAATTTGTTAGAAGATTTAACATTCATAATAATCTTTTAAAAGACAAGTATCTTATTAGTATGGTACAATTAGAGTGAAATATTTTTAGGAGGAAATCCAAATGAGTAAAAAGAAGGTTGAGGGGAATCCCAAAAAAGAAGAAGCGTGGTCACGTAAATTTGATGAAGAAGCTGGTTATACAGAAGGCAATTATTCTAGAACAGCCAGAAAAAAAGCTAAGGGAGGGATTTCTCCTATTTTAACGACACTTTGTGTGTTTTTAGCATTATTAATTATTTTACCGATTGCTACTGTTTGGTGGTATTCAGATAGAGAGGACTCATCGGGCGTAAAATCTGCTAACGATCAAGTTGCTATGAATAGTAGCAGCAAAGAAAGTAGCAGTAGTAAAGAAAGTAGTAGCAAGGAAAGCAGTAAGGACAGTAGTAGCTCGTCTTCAGCGGCTGCAAGCTCATCTGCAGCATCAAGTGTAGCGCCTGTTGAATCAACGCCAGCACCTGCACCAGATCCAACCCCTGCTCCAACGCCAGTACCAGAACCGACTCCTGCTCCAACTCCAGAACCACCAGCAGAAGATAAACAATATTACACAGTTAAATCTGGAGATACGGGATTATTTAGAATTGCAGCGAATCACGGTTTAAGTTTAGACCAACTTAGAGCATTAAATAATTTTGCGTCAGATGATATAACTATTGGTCAGGTTATACGAGTAAAATAACATTAGGAGCCGTCAAAGATGACGGCTTTTAATCTGTAAAAATTTGTTCACTATAGCGAGAAATGAATTAATAGATGAAAGAAGGCTTTTAAATGACTGAAAAAAAATTAAGAATTGCAATTGATGGGCCGGCATCTGCTGGGAAAAGTACGGTAGCTAAAATTTTAGCGA
This window encodes:
- a CDS encoding helix-turn-helix domain-containing protein, producing MEQLSYLEYLLFSLFSTKKSRKAMTVYHIVSGKRTASILYQAEIYQLSAYFSLFSKLKKEQYQKIIEKGITLKLLIYENEEQLLLTEKGVQWLETYFSSHHLPVNLNLLHYGRWVNEFWRRVLFLSQVLSEIRYENKGYLPIEKEWRIQIWVKSWLQKQKLERSLVAKDFGAEWLNLGSTLSEQKMTILVGYLSGYNTIGQTTQQLATSLATEPSEISVSLVEALCEMIVEIQQNKVVYPLLYQIQAELEQSIGAVSQSIRKTEEELKNGLSLEDITQMRQLKLSTVSEHMIELAIIDPKFSVRAVIKNQPFVEVSQLLQVNPSCTYTEIKEQFPEVPFYVYRIVQLERWRADNE
- a CDS encoding ferredoxin, coding for MSEIYTKVAQEKCIACGLCQIKAPAIFDYTEVGIAFNQLDQNQGSQTIPTNLTDEFKAAYLICPTHAILRASKPF
- a CDS encoding LysM peptidoglycan-binding domain-containing protein, translated to MSKKKVEGNPKKEEAWSRKFDEEAGYTEGNYSRTARKKAKGGISPILTTLCVFLALLIILPIATVWWYSDREDSSGVKSANDQVAMNSSSKESSSSKESSSKESSKDSSSSSSAAASSSAASSVAPVESTPAPAPDPTPAPTPVPEPTPAPTPEPPAEDKQYYTVKSGDTGLFRIAANHGLSLDQLRALNNFASDDITIGQVIRVK
- a CDS encoding RecQ family ATP-dependent DNA helicase, translating into MNELETKLNQALEHYFHYTSFRPGQKETILAALNHENTLVLLPTGTGKSICYQLTGYLLEGMVVIVSPLLSLMQDQVEQLKQKGEKRVAALTSMLDYQEKNFIFQHFKEYKFLFLSPEMLQQERVMQELKQVKIALFAIDEAHCISQWGMDFRPDYLALGTIRQQLNWPLTMALTATANQRVREDIFVSLKLVPQETTQVIHSVDRPNIGLKTIECYKNKNEIVLEYVRKLEKPGIIYFSSRKMADELAELIRQETSLVAESYHSVIESQDRIRLQQQFIHNQIDIVCATNAFGMGVNKANIRFVIHYHIPSSMESYLQEIGRCGRDGEESLALLLYEKSDVYLQMRLQENDLPTEDMIAYTYRKGSVLTGSCSESQQRLLENFLALKIPLEDAKAQLRSRAFQKNSQLNYMVDYAETSGCKREMMLHYFEEQKSKVISNCCSSCGLDEEPYLQKDGKLPSLTKNELEKANNWQEKLIQLFNFPVNY
- a CDS encoding pseudouridine synthase; protein product: MERLQKVIAHAGVASRRKAEELIATGHVKVNGLTVKEMGIQVGNSDVIEVDGVPIDREQPVYFLLYKPRNTISAVSDDKERRVVTDFFYGVSQRIYPVGRLDYDTTGVLIMTNDGELSQQLMHPKYHIAKTYVAKVKGIVDPMSIRKLERGIVIEGQKTAPAEARLISADRVKQTSIVELTIYEGRNRQVKNMFLALGHPVQKLKRETYGTLNLSGLKPGDWRELKPFEVNQLRNLAKESQNKSSKR
- a CDS encoding ECF transporter S component; translation: MKTSNTKRLVGIAMFGAIAYVLMFFAFPILPSASFLKIDFSDIPILLGMFLYGPMGGVLIALIRSILHYVQTGGDMGYPIGDVASFVATLTYAFPIYLIINKQLKKQKLTLPHMVMANVTGTVSMTVVMSIANWLILTPLYLAVMGFSVGPIRQYILLGILPFNIIKGLLVSIVFIFMFSTMQSWIIKNQANTTLYK
- a CDS encoding HAMP domain-containing sensor histidine kinase; its protein translation is MTKLNSIVFRTWMVTMGIVAFCLISSTLIYSSIYQKHVEKVYVDEFNESISNVEKLVMENPEFLLKNPDKFEPFDTHLFFTIEYNGEKREFFNNYDKEIGIDKTFINRILSRKDVVKSVKTGVDDEIHGHAELAGYSNSDFILSIKHFSYNGKKGVLYSYGDLSFLTKIANQMSYWTLSIFLMLLLLSILFYYFLKLKIGDPLSKMRDIAFEYAKNDFTHQAPVTSKDELLQLALAMNKMGKSLESIGMATRQEKELLAHILSSMTTGVLFYNRDKDLLMSNPMGEEFLQQWRRSAQYTNSDTIPYILDQKINEIIESTVDVTFELQLDDYYYKINLVPLYSEDMITVRGVLASVQDMTKERRLDTMRVDFISNVSHELRTPLVMIRGYSEAILDDVAETREEKHEMAKIIWEESERMSKMVNEMLDLSRMEAGYIELQCTDVDLYGFVRDLMSRFNQIAQSGEVTLSFEIQKGMDTYYMDEDKMSQVLFNLTNNAIRHTIMANREDGEVRISVRLDRIMDELLIEVLDNGTGIPKKDLPYIFERFFKVDKSRVIDKQNQTGTGIGLSIVKNIVEEHEGYMEVQSEENVSTSFIIHLPYQDKIEK
- a CDS encoding response regulator transcription factor — encoded protein: MKTDAVSILIVDDEERIRRLLRMYLERENFIITETDNGEDALSLALENDYDLILLDLMLPKMDGIEVAKNLRETKETPIMMLTAKGEETNRVQGFEVGADDYIVKPFSPREVVLRVAAILKRTQSVKPVVPENPDLIVFPHIEVDNQAHRVLADGKPVNLTPKEYDLLLYLAQAPDQIFGREQLLREVWKYEFFGDLRTVDTHVKRLREKLAQQSDQAAKMIVTVWGLGYKFNSHYDSKE